A section of the Hippea sp. KM1 genome encodes:
- the pseC gene encoding UDP-4-amino-4,6-dideoxy-N-acetyl-beta-L-altrosamine transaminase: MIPYSHQCIDEDDIEAVVEVLRTDFLTQGPKIEAFEKALADYCSAKYCVAFNSATTALYASCFALGLGKNDSFITTPISFVSTANAGVYCGAGPIFCDIEKNTGNMDVDLVEDLIEKDTRLIIGVDYGGNPLKWDKLKSIAEKYGLKLIDDASHALGAEYKGKRIGSCEFCDITVFSFHPVKPITTAEGGAALTNDETLYKKLLMFRNHGITKSAKDFISEPDGDWYYEMQFLSFNGRISDMQAALGLSQLKKLNSFTEKRREIVKLYKDRFENKGFFDFTEETKGAKSGYHLLPVLLKDGFVEKKQEIFKNLRSKGVGVQVHYIPIYRQPFYRRLVSNVHCPNAEEFYRRELSLPVYPCMERDDLEFVFEAVEGVFEQLLSP, encoded by the coding sequence ATGATACCGTATTCCCATCAATGCATCGATGAGGACGATATAGAAGCAGTTGTTGAGGTCTTGCGGACGGATTTTTTAACGCAGGGACCAAAGATTGAAGCGTTCGAAAAGGCTTTGGCCGATTACTGCTCTGCAAAGTACTGCGTGGCATTCAACTCTGCAACAACGGCGCTTTATGCCTCTTGCTTTGCTTTGGGCTTAGGTAAAAACGATAGCTTCATAACAACACCGATTAGCTTTGTATCCACGGCAAATGCCGGAGTCTATTGTGGAGCAGGGCCTATTTTTTGTGATATTGAAAAAAACACGGGCAACATGGATGTCGATTTAGTTGAGGATCTGATTGAGAAAGACACAAGGTTGATCATAGGTGTTGATTATGGTGGCAATCCGCTTAAGTGGGATAAGCTTAAAAGCATTGCAGAAAAGTATGGGCTAAAGCTCATCGATGATGCATCACATGCTTTAGGTGCAGAGTATAAAGGCAAAAGGATCGGCTCCTGTGAGTTTTGCGATATTACGGTGTTTAGCTTTCATCCGGTAAAGCCCATAACGACGGCAGAGGGCGGTGCGGCACTAACAAACGACGAGACTCTTTATAAAAAGCTTTTGATGTTCAGAAACCACGGTATAACAAAAAGTGCGAAGGATTTTATATCTGAGCCTGACGGCGATTGGTACTATGAGATGCAGTTTTTGTCCTTCAATGGGCGGATTAGCGATATGCAGGCAGCTTTGGGTTTGAGCCAATTAAAGAAGCTAAATAGTTTCACAGAAAAGCGCAGAGAAATTGTAAAACTTTATAAGGATAGGTTTGAGAACAAAGGGTTTTTTGATTTTACCGAAGAGACAAAGGGCGCAAAGAGTGGTTATCATCTCTTGCCTGTCTTGCTAAAGGACGGCTTTGTTGAGAAAAAGCAGGAGATTTTTAAAAATTTAAGGTCAAAGGGCGTTGGCGTTCAGGTGCACTATATACCCATTTACAGACAGCCGTTTTATAGAAGGTTGGTGTCTAATGTCCATTGCCCGAATGCAGAGGAGTTTTATAGAAGAGAGTTGAGTTTACCCGTTTATCCTTGCATGGAAAGGGATGATTTGGAGTTTGTCTTTGAGGCTGTTGAGGGGGTTTTTGAACAGCTACTCAGCCCATAA
- a CDS encoding nucleotidyltransferase family protein has protein sequence MAEKVFGKCEVYIFGSRLKEKKGGDIDIFVVPDEREKLFEKRIKLEAKLENLLGKPVDVVVSRDFNRPIEKEALKGVRIN, from the coding sequence TTGGCTGAGAAGGTTTTTGGCAAGTGCGAGGTATATATATTTGGAAGCAGATTGAAGGAGAAAAAGGGCGGGGATATCGACATTTTTGTTGTGCCAGATGAAAGGGAGAAGCTCTTTGAAAAGCGGATTAAATTAGAAGCGAAATTAGAAAATTTATTGGGAAAACCTGTGGATGTTGTTGTCAGTAGGGACTTTAACAGACCAATAGAAAAGGAAGCCCTAAAAGGTGTTAGGATAAATTGA
- a CDS encoding 6-hydroxymethylpterin diphosphokinase MptE-like protein, with product MLGANRKLLKEKGILDIIENCKGDPNINIKDGRMYYKDMEIDEDMPVKEDNIKSIDTVFIHGFGMGNILRKLKKKFPKTVFVVLETNPCIIKEALSYKDFSDVLDNKTIPVILSQGNLEDNIKTLISLLERRIYWGEVVQFTTPGYRETGFYDVDSIKLILDKYLIAILVNRATLISRSRVIFENTVKNLPEVAKNGDVGYFYDAFKGKPAIVVASGPSLSKNIEYLKKVKGKSVIIAVDSVISVLKSMNIEPDFVCGVDYQEVNQIKYTPIFKEKEKSDYVFIAADGINYVLPKLFKKTFVEYSMNNFVSLYKNFLGQKTKKHFSFNAVTHLAVQFAYQMGCNPIIFVGQDWAFSGGEDHISGVVLDGFAHSNVIWVKGNYEDRVPTDQTLYAGLKIVEDIVGATKNEGITYINATEGGAYINGTEVMRFKDVMEEYLKEPIEKGFMLKEVKPRYDDFIKRTQEISDRLGVVIKKATKALSINNKVLKKWIKNKNVDEIRADVDKVNKLNDEITFDEVFSSTAQNFYFKEFYEFHREEIDIEGQDTKKRIEQSIKYFSLIKEKTIQTKRLIDELLEFLKLEKAYVSNRDKFLKDKDRLLRLAELYFDFKDLYTGIEFIDEALKLYPDDARLYYWRAKYCTLNRFMHKEALKNFERALELDPNFEKALFDYEVEKKMVQSHMILAKSAAERKDYMSARRLIERALDYEPENEKLKRWKDVINELATVTKNAQRQNLLLKQLELEGEAFEKYKTAIEFVKKEQMDKAFDILKELYDKYGNFADIPFLLGSIYIDKKEFDKAENYLKEAVELIPYQPLVYLALGKLYIEKEDYVAAKENLEKAVSMNPDLKPGVLDTLGNLYYEFGEYEKAFKAFEEYLQYSDDKIKTLTKIALCYKEMGMINEYNMLMEKIKSITGAN from the coding sequence ATGTTGGGGGCTAACAGAAAATTACTCAAAGAAAAAGGTATTCTTGATATTATAGAAAACTGCAAAGGTGATCCAAACATAAATATAAAAGACGGTAGGATGTATTATAAGGATATGGAGATAGATGAAGATATGCCTGTAAAAGAGGACAATATAAAAAGCATAGATACGGTTTTTATACACGGTTTTGGTATGGGAAATATTTTGAGGAAATTAAAAAAGAAGTTTCCAAAAACTGTTTTTGTGGTGCTTGAGACAAATCCTTGCATCATAAAGGAGGCCTTATCTTACAAGGATTTTTCTGATGTTTTAGATAATAAGACCATACCTGTAATATTGAGTCAGGGAAACTTAGAAGATAACATTAAAACCCTGATCTCTCTCCTTGAGAGGAGGATTTATTGGGGAGAGGTCGTTCAGTTTACAACACCGGGATACAGAGAGACTGGTTTTTACGATGTAGACAGTATAAAGCTCATATTGGATAAATACTTAATTGCAATTCTTGTAAACAGGGCGACACTTATATCAAGATCGAGAGTAATTTTCGAAAACACGGTTAAGAATTTGCCTGAAGTTGCAAAGAATGGTGATGTTGGATATTTCTATGACGCATTTAAGGGTAAACCCGCTATTGTTGTTGCAAGCGGACCTTCTCTGTCAAAGAACATAGAATATCTAAAAAAGGTTAAGGGTAAATCCGTAATCATTGCCGTTGATAGTGTTATATCTGTTCTTAAGAGTATGAACATAGAGCCGGATTTTGTGTGTGGTGTTGACTATCAGGAGGTAAATCAAATCAAATACACCCCTATATTTAAAGAAAAGGAAAAGTCCGACTATGTATTTATTGCCGCAGATGGCATCAATTATGTCTTGCCCAAGTTGTTTAAAAAGACATTCGTTGAGTATTCAATGAATAACTTTGTATCTTTGTATAAGAATTTTTTGGGACAAAAAACAAAAAAGCACTTTTCCTTTAACGCTGTTACCCATCTTGCCGTTCAGTTTGCATATCAGATGGGTTGTAATCCCATAATTTTCGTTGGTCAGGATTGGGCTTTTTCCGGCGGTGAGGATCATATTTCTGGTGTTGTCTTAGATGGTTTTGCTCATAGCAATGTAATATGGGTGAAGGGTAATTATGAAGATAGGGTGCCAACCGATCAGACATTGTATGCTGGCTTAAAAATCGTAGAAGATATAGTGGGAGCAACAAAGAACGAAGGCATAACATACATTAACGCAACTGAGGGTGGAGCCTATATAAACGGTACAGAGGTTATGAGGTTTAAGGATGTTATGGAGGAATACTTAAAAGAACCGATAGAGAAAGGCTTTATGCTTAAAGAGGTTAAGCCTCGATACGATGATTTTATAAAAAGAACTCAAGAGATCAGCGATAGGCTTGGTGTGGTGATAAAGAAGGCCACAAAAGCCCTATCGATAAACAATAAGGTGTTAAAGAAGTGGATAAAAAACAAGAATGTCGATGAGATTCGTGCCGATGTTGATAAGGTAAATAAATTAAACGATGAGATAACATTTGATGAGGTCTTTAGTTCCACGGCGCAGAATTTCTATTTCAAGGAGTTCTATGAATTTCACAGGGAGGAGATCGACATAGAAGGGCAGGATACAAAGAAGAGAATAGAGCAATCGATTAAATACTTTAGCCTGATAAAGGAAAAGACCATTCAGACGAAGAGATTAATCGATGAATTGCTTGAGTTTCTAAAGCTTGAGAAGGCCTATGTCTCAAATAGAGATAAATTTTTAAAGGATAAGGATAGGCTTCTCAGGCTTGCCGAATTGTACTTTGATTTTAAGGATTTATACACAGGTATTGAATTTATTGATGAGGCGCTGAAACTATACCCAGACGATGCAAGGCTGTATTACTGGAGAGCAAAATACTGCACACTGAACAGGTTTATGCACAAGGAGGCGCTAAAGAACTTTGAAAGGGCTTTAGAGCTTGACCCGAACTTCGAAAAGGCCCTGTTTGATTACGAAGTCGAAAAGAAGATGGTTCAATCACACATGATACTTGCAAAGAGTGCCGCAGAGAGGAAGGACTACATGTCGGCAAGAAGGCTCATTGAGAGGGCGCTTGATTATGAACCGGAAAACGAAAAGCTAAAGAGATGGAAGGATGTAATAAATGAGCTTGCAACGGTTACAAAGAACGCCCAGAGGCAGAATTTGCTCCTAAAGCAGCTTGAGCTTGAGGGTGAGGCGTTTGAGAAATACAAAACGGCCATTGAGTTTGTCAAAAAGGAGCAGATGGATAAAGCCTTTGACATATTGAAGGAACTATACGACAAATACGGCAACTTTGCCGATATTCCGTTTTTGCTTGGCAGCATCTATATCGACAAAAAGGAATTTGACAAGGCTGAAAATTACCTAAAAGAGGCCGTTGAGCTCATTCCTTATCAGCCGCTTGTGTATTTAGCTCTGGGCAAATTATACATAGAAAAAGAGGATTATGTTGCAGCAAAGGAGAATTTGGAGAAGGCTGTAAGCATGAACCCCGACCTAAAGCCCGGGGTTTTGGATACATTGGGCAATCTCTATTACGAATTCGGAGAGTATGAAAAGGCTTTTAAGGCGTTTGAGGAGTATTTGCAGTATTCTGACGATAAGATAAAAACATTAACAAAGATCGCGCTTTGCTACAAAGAGATGGGCATGATAAACGAGTACAACATGCTTATGGAAAAAATCAAATCGATAACAGGTGCAAATTAG
- a CDS encoding flagellin N-terminal helical domain-containing protein codes for MGLRINTNVSAQYAVFNLNNTNDKLSLSLNRLSTGLRITKAADDAAGMTIADGLKFQSMNLGQAINNGNNAIKLIQIADMALQKSIDIVQTISQKAAQAANATEDPSSREALQAEINKLIQEVNNIAETTSYKDTKLLDGTFTNKIVHIGAYMNQTLSIGAQRTAADSIGWVANGTLEADWTEKIQETSATSNPTVQYNANTNFVELKDEDLTINGVAVANDLAGIDKTRQLSAKTLAAAINSVQLETGGVEARASNVVTGNNAITAGVINAGDFWINGVNIGYVNVGANDSNGALVDAINRYTDETGVVASVNNNGQLVLTSTDGRNIAIELHGNAAQITGLSNAETTLTGADGGSLAAAFSFYMNGVKLVIDKDLSAAQAAQSLNAQLQAAGISTDDIRFSATASSGGVLKTIVRDGEDLNIHVASAQAKASHLNFLGLDATNANHEIYYLANESNRGRVILTSTDNITIAGNKPSVGGLAAGVIAPTHKLEDVNVTTVNGAELAIKIAQSALKDLDAVRSSLGAIQNQIQATVENISVTQININGAESTIRDVNFAQESSNFSKLQILAQSGTYALAQANAVQQNVLRLLQ; via the coding sequence ATGGGACTCAGGATTAATACCAATGTTTCGGCTCAGTATGCAGTATTCAACCTCAACAACACAAATGACAAACTTTCTCTCTCACTCAACAGGCTCTCGACGGGTCTGAGGATTACAAAAGCGGCAGACGATGCTGCTGGCATGACGATCGCAGACGGTCTTAAGTTTCAGTCTATGAACTTAGGCCAGGCAATCAACAACGGCAACAACGCTATTAAACTCATCCAGATTGCAGACATGGCTCTGCAGAAATCCATCGACATCGTGCAGACAATCTCCCAGAAGGCAGCCCAGGCTGCAAACGCCACAGAGGATCCATCATCCAGAGAGGCACTCCAGGCAGAAATCAACAAACTCATCCAAGAGGTCAACAACATCGCCGAGACAACATCTTACAAAGACACAAAGCTGTTGGATGGAACCTTCACAAACAAAATCGTTCACATCGGCGCCTACATGAACCAGACACTCTCTATAGGTGCCCAGAGAACTGCAGCCGACTCCATTGGTTGGGTTGCAAACGGCACATTAGAGGCTGACTGGACAGAGAAAATACAGGAAACAAGTGCTACCTCTAATCCAACAGTACAATACAATGCTAATACAAACTTTGTAGAATTAAAAGATGAAGATTTAACAATTAATGGCGTTGCAGTTGCAAATGACCTTGCTGGCATAGATAAAACAAGGCAGCTTTCTGCTAAAACACTGGCTGCAGCCATAAACTCCGTTCAATTAGAAACAGGTGGAGTTGAGGCAAGGGCATCCAATGTTGTCACAGGAAACAACGCAATTACAGCAGGAGTAATCAATGCTGGTGATTTCTGGATCAATGGTGTAAATATAGGCTATGTTAATGTTGGAGCTAATGACTCAAATGGTGCATTAGTAGACGCTATAAACAGATATACAGATGAAACCGGAGTTGTTGCAAGCGTCAATAACAATGGACAACTTGTCCTAACTTCTACTGACGGAAGAAATATAGCTATAGAGCTACATGGAAACGCAGCTCAGATCACAGGTTTAAGCAACGCCGAAACAACCTTAACTGGTGCCGACGGTGGAAGTTTAGCAGCAGCATTTTCATTCTATATGAATGGCGTAAAACTTGTTATCGACAAAGATTTATCAGCAGCCCAAGCAGCCCAATCTTTAAACGCGCAGCTTCAGGCAGCAGGTATAAGTACAGATGATATTAGGTTTAGTGCAACAGCAAGTAGTGGTGGTGTATTAAAAACCATCGTTAGAGATGGGGAAGATCTAAACATACATGTTGCAAGCGCCCAGGCAAAGGCAAGTCATCTAAATTTCCTTGGGTTAGACGCTACAAACGCCAATCATGAAATTTACTATCTTGCCAATGAATCCAACAGAGGAAGGGTAATTCTTACAAGTACAGATAATATAACAATAGCTGGCAACAAACCTTCTGTTGGAGGTTTAGCTGCAGGTGTCATAGCCCCAACACACAAATTAGAGGATGTGAATGTCACCACGGTAAACGGCGCTGAGCTTGCAATCAAGATTGCGCAATCTGCTCTTAAAGACTTAGACGCAGTCAGGTCCAGCCTCGGTGCAATCCAGAACCAGATCCAGGCAACGGTTGAGAACATCTCCGTAACACAGATCAACATCAACGGTGCTGAGTCAACGATCAGGGATGTCAACTTCGCACAAGAGTCCTCAAACTTCTCCAAGCTCCAGATCCTTGCACAGTCCGGTACCTACGCACTGGCTCAGGCAAACGCTGTCCAGCAGAATGTTCTAAGACTGCTGCAGTAA
- a CDS encoding TlpA family protein disulfide reductase, producing the protein MKRLFLVLVVVLFTSISWARNISIGLDSPFFDNSTHTNTIYYVGKKPLMLIFFYPECTPCEKSVPILNDLYKTYKDKIYIIGISLSRDRYEIGDFIRDNHPLYPIYRISDKDDLRNVGGILATPTVVIIDKNGKIVSKLMGKHGCSLLKKEINKIIRRGDG; encoded by the coding sequence GTGAAAAGGCTATTTCTGGTTTTGGTTGTTGTTTTATTTACCTCTATCTCCTGGGCAAGAAACATAAGCATAGGCCTGGATTCACCGTTTTTTGACAATTCAACCCACACAAACACGATTTACTATGTGGGCAAAAAGCCGCTGATGTTGATATTCTTCTATCCAGAGTGCACGCCGTGCGAAAAGAGCGTGCCCATATTAAACGACCTATACAAAACATACAAAGATAAGATTTACATAATTGGCATAAGCCTAAGCAGGGATAGGTATGAGATTGGGGATTTCATAAGGGATAACCATCCGCTCTATCCGATATACCGAATCTCAGACAAAGACGATCTGAGGAATGTGGGGGGCATACTTGCAACACCCACCGTTGTCATAATAGATAAAAACGGCAAGATAGTCAGCAAGCTGATGGGCAAGCACGGCTGCAGCCTGTTAAAAAAGGAGATAAACAAAATCATAAGAAGGGGTGATGGCTAA
- the pseB gene encoding UDP-N-acetylglucosamine 4,6-dehydratase (inverting) yields the protein MFNDKVIFITGGTGSFGKKFTQILLENYKPKKVIIYSRDEFKQFEMSKTFNDRCMRYFIGDVRDKDRLLRAMEGVDYVVHAAALKHVPIAEYNPMEAIKTNVLGANNVIDAAIESGVKKVIALSTDKAVNPINLYGATKLAADKLFIAANNIKGARPIKFSVVRYGNVMASRGSVIPLFMRLTKEGAKKLPITHPDMTRFWITLDEAVRFVMMAFETMQGGEIFVPKIPSMKITDLAKAINPDAEFEIIGIRPGEKLHETLISVDESYNTIEFGEYFVIQPLIHVTGRPDYFVNPKGEKGIRKEFGFRFSSDNNDRWLSVDDLRDKLKDVDV from the coding sequence GTGTTTAACGATAAGGTTATCTTCATAACAGGCGGCACAGGGAGCTTTGGTAAGAAATTCACCCAGATATTGCTTGAGAATTACAAACCCAAAAAGGTCATAATATACTCAAGGGATGAGTTCAAACAGTTCGAGATGAGTAAAACCTTTAACGACAGGTGCATGCGCTATTTTATCGGAGATGTGAGGGACAAAGACAGGCTTTTAAGGGCTATGGAGGGCGTTGATTATGTTGTCCATGCTGCGGCCTTGAAGCATGTGCCAATCGCAGAATACAACCCTATGGAGGCTATAAAAACCAATGTACTTGGCGCAAACAATGTAATAGACGCAGCGATTGAATCGGGCGTTAAAAAGGTGATAGCCCTATCGACGGACAAGGCGGTAAACCCGATAAACCTATACGGCGCAACAAAGCTTGCGGCGGATAAGCTTTTTATTGCAGCAAACAACATAAAAGGAGCAAGGCCAATTAAGTTCAGCGTCGTTAGATACGGCAATGTCATGGCTTCTCGAGGCAGTGTGATTCCGCTCTTTATGAGGCTAACCAAAGAAGGCGCAAAGAAGCTGCCCATAACGCACCCCGATATGACACGATTTTGGATAACACTGGATGAGGCCGTTAGGTTTGTCATGATGGCATTTGAGACGATGCAGGGCGGCGAGATCTTTGTTCCAAAGATTCCGTCGATGAAGATAACCGACTTAGCAAAGGCTATTAACCCTGATGCTGAATTTGAGATAATTGGCATAAGGCCTGGCGAGAAGTTGCATGAGACTTTGATCTCTGTGGATGAGTCCTATAATACGATTGAGTTTGGTGAGTATTTTGTAATTCAGCCTTTGATCCATGTGACAGGCAGGCCCGACTATTTTGTTAATCCCAAAGGAGAAAAGGGGATAAGAAAGGAGTTTGGTTTTAGGTTTTCATCGGATAATAACGATAGATGGTTGTCTGTCGATGATTTAAGGGATAAACTTAAGGATGTCGATGTATGA
- the serA gene encoding phosphoglycerate dehydrogenase, whose amino-acid sequence MYRVVVCDTISDAGIKILQNEKDIELQIKSDVDKKELPRHLTDADAIITRSSTTIDKEFLSYCKNLKVIGRAGVGVDNIDLDEASKRGIVVLNMPTGNTLAATEHTMTHMLNCLRFMPNANYELKYKHTWNRKKWMGIELYGKTLGIIGMGRIGTRVAIRAMSFGANVVVYDPYIPKEKATKIGARIVDDLDELLKSSDIITIHTPKTEETYNMIDKEEIEKMKDGVILINCARGGLYNEKALYEGLKSGKIRALGIDVFENEPQPNHPLFEFDNVFVTPHLGANTYESQVRVGEGIARSVIDALKGRGYENAVNIKMEEEEITELGKQFLGLAERMGSFLSQYIKSFIKKVEVYAHGEIENCMNSLGLFSSVGILKNMIDEHVNYVNAPYLAKERGLQVETKIYTKTTEFKNYLLLAAEYDDNKRIEIGGTVFEPNKARIVYMDGFDMEIELTGNIIVFKNHDKPGVIGKVGLILGKHNINIADFRLGRKKDLGEALSFIKVDQEVSDSILKEILDIDGAISIAKVKL is encoded by the coding sequence ATGTATAGGGTTGTTGTATGCGATACCATATCCGATGCGGGTATAAAGATACTGCAAAATGAGAAGGATATAGAGCTTCAGATAAAAAGCGATGTGGACAAAAAGGAGCTTCCCAGACATCTGACCGATGCCGATGCCATAATAACAAGAAGCTCAACCACTATAGATAAGGAATTCCTAAGTTATTGTAAAAACCTAAAGGTCATAGGCAGGGCCGGTGTTGGTGTGGATAACATCGACTTGGATGAGGCATCAAAAAGGGGCATCGTCGTTTTGAACATGCCAACGGGCAATACGCTTGCCGCAACAGAACATACAATGACGCACATGCTAAACTGTCTCCGCTTCATGCCCAATGCAAATTACGAGCTTAAATACAAACATACCTGGAATAGAAAGAAGTGGATGGGCATTGAGCTTTACGGTAAAACCTTAGGCATCATCGGCATGGGTAGGATTGGAACCAGGGTTGCGATAAGGGCAATGAGCTTTGGTGCCAATGTTGTTGTCTATGACCCGTATATTCCGAAGGAGAAGGCAACAAAGATCGGCGCAAGGATAGTGGACGATTTAGATGAACTGCTCAAATCATCAGACATCATAACGATACACACACCGAAAACCGAAGAGACATACAACATGATAGACAAGGAAGAGATCGAAAAGATGAAAGACGGCGTAATCCTGATAAACTGCGCCCGCGGTGGATTGTACAACGAAAAGGCGCTTTATGAGGGCCTAAAGAGTGGCAAGATCAGGGCGTTGGGTATAGATGTGTTTGAGAACGAGCCACAGCCCAACCACCCGTTGTTTGAGTTTGACAATGTGTTTGTAACACCCCATTTAGGCGCAAACACCTATGAGTCTCAAGTCAGGGTCGGTGAGGGTATAGCCCGTTCGGTGATAGATGCGCTTAAGGGCAGGGGTTATGAGAACGCCGTCAACATAAAGATGGAAGAGGAAGAGATTACAGAGTTAGGCAAACAGTTCTTGGGCCTTGCAGAGCGTATGGGCTCGTTTTTGTCCCAATACATCAAAAGCTTCATCAAGAAGGTCGAGGTTTATGCTCACGGAGAGATAGAAAACTGCATGAACTCTTTAGGGCTGTTCAGTAGCGTGGGCATACTAAAGAACATGATCGATGAGCATGTAAACTATGTCAATGCCCCCTATTTAGCAAAGGAGCGGGGATTGCAGGTTGAGACCAAAATCTATACAAAAACCACTGAATTTAAGAATTACCTGCTATTGGCGGCAGAATACGACGATAACAAGAGGATAGAAATCGGCGGAACGGTGTTTGAGCCGAACAAGGCCCGCATCGTTTACATGGACGGCTTCGACATGGAGATAGAGTTGACGGGCAACATAATCGTCTTCAAAAACCACGACAAGCCCGGTGTTATCGGTAAGGTCGGTCTAATTTTGGGTAAGCACAACATAAACATAGCAGACTTTAGACTCGGCAGAAAAAAAGATCTGGGTGAGGCGCTATCGTTTATCAAGGTTGACCAAGAGGTGAGCGACTCCATCCTGAAGGAGATTTTAGATATAGACGGCGCTATATCGATAGCAAAGGTCAAGCTCTAA
- the glmM gene encoding phosphoglucosamine mutase encodes MKLFGTDGIRGKANTYPMVGDVAYKLGKALVYALDGKTDRKRKIIIGKDTRLSGYMLESAITSGIVSMGADAYLVGPMPTPAIAFLVRSMRGDAGVVISASHNPYDDNGIKIFSNKGLKLDDELEGLIEELILTDKLNNMGAVGDRIGRAYRIRDTLGRYIVFAKDTLPYSVSLEGLRVVLDCANGATYKVAPMIFEELGAEVIAINNQPNGININDKCGSTYPKAIVEATKLYRADVGIAFDGDGDRVLMVDEKYNLIDGDVILAILARQMKKNNTLKGNKVVGTVMTNFGLEIFLRNLGVELERVDVGDKNIVKRIMEKGLNLGGEQSGHIVLWDFNTTGDGIVTALAVLSIMKQENATLSELAQDFKRIPQKTVNVMVKEKPPLEEIAQIKEAIAKAEDKLSKSGRIVVRYSGTEPLLRITVESFEAALVDECLNIVADAAFKSIGGKP; translated from the coding sequence ATGAAGCTGTTTGGAACAGACGGTATAAGGGGAAAGGCCAATACATACCCGATGGTGGGCGATGTGGCCTATAAATTAGGCAAGGCGCTTGTCTATGCCTTAGACGGCAAAACAGACAGGAAAAGGAAGATAATCATAGGTAAAGATACAAGGCTATCCGGTTATATGCTTGAGAGTGCCATAACAAGCGGCATAGTATCGATGGGTGCCGATGCTTATCTTGTCGGCCCGATGCCCACACCGGCTATAGCGTTTCTTGTCAGGAGCATGCGAGGCGATGCCGGCGTTGTAATATCTGCAAGCCACAACCCATACGACGATAACGGTATAAAGATATTCTCCAATAAGGGGTTGAAGCTGGATGATGAGCTTGAGGGTTTGATAGAGGAGTTGATCTTAACGGATAAGCTCAACAACATGGGGGCTGTCGGTGATAGAATCGGCAGGGCATACAGAATCAGAGACACACTGGGCAGATACATAGTCTTTGCCAAAGATACACTGCCCTATAGCGTATCGCTGGAGGGTTTGAGGGTTGTCCTGGATTGTGCAAACGGCGCTACATACAAGGTTGCCCCGATGATTTTTGAGGAGTTAGGCGCTGAGGTAATAGCTATAAACAACCAGCCAAACGGTATTAACATAAACGACAAATGCGGTTCAACCTATCCAAAGGCCATTGTTGAGGCCACAAAGCTCTACAGGGCCGATGTGGGCATAGCGTTCGATGGCGACGGCGATAGGGTCTTGATGGTGGATGAAAAATACAACCTCATAGACGGTGATGTGATCCTGGCTATCCTTGCAAGGCAGATGAAAAAGAACAATACACTTAAGGGCAACAAGGTCGTAGGCACCGTAATGACAAATTTCGGCCTGGAGATATTTTTAAGAAACCTGGGTGTTGAACTGGAAAGGGTCGATGTGGGAGATAAGAATATAGTGAAGAGGATAATGGAAAAGGGGCTTAACCTGGGCGGCGAGCAGTCGGGACACATAGTCCTATGGGACTTTAACACTACAGGCGATGGCATTGTTACGGCATTGGCCGTGCTTTCCATAATGAAGCAGGAGAATGCAACCCTATCGGAATTGGCCCAGGATTTCAAAAGAATCCCCCAGAAAACCGTGAATGTTATGGTTAAGGAAAAGCCACCCCTGGAAGAGATAGCGCAGATCAAGGAGGCCATAGCAAAGGCCGAAGATAAACTATCAAAAAGCGGCAGGATCGTGGTTAGATACTCAGGCACAGAACCGCTTTTGAGGATAACTGTTGAATCGTTCGAAGCCGCTTTAGTGGATGAGTGTTTAAACATAGTTGCCGATGCGGCCTTTAAATCCATAGGAGGTAAGCCGTGA